In Halarcobacter mediterraneus, the genomic stretch TTGTTTCTTTTTACTTCCTCTACTTGGGTCAGCAGGAATTACAGGTGCCATATCTTTTTTTATAAAAGAGACTACTAAAATAAAAACAATATATGCACAAACAAGTGCTAATCCTGGACCAACCGCTGAAGCAAAAAGATCCCCTACTGGTACTTGAAAAACATCCCCTAAAATAATAAGAACAATAGAAGGGGGAATAATTTGACCAAGGGTCCCTGAAGCACAGATTGTACCAGTTGCTAATTCTGTATTGTATTTATATTTTAACATAACAGGAAGAGAAATAACTCCCATTGCCACAACAGAAGCACCTACAACTCCAGTTGAAGCTGCAAGTAAAGTACCAACTAAAACAGTAGAAATTGCAACACCACCTCTAATTTCTCCAAATAAAAACCCCATTGATTCTAAAAGCTTTTCAGCAAGCCCAGTTTTTTGTAAAACAATTCCCATGAAAATAAACATAGGAATTGCCATTAAAATAGTACTTTGTTGTATAGCAAAAATTCTAAAAGGCATATAATCAAACATTGCAATACCCTCAGCCCATCCTTCACTTAAAAGTTGAGCTAAAGCAGTTCCTTCTTCAGAATAAGAAAAAACTTCTAAAAAACCAGCAAATATTCCAAAAAAGACCGAAACAGCTGCAAAGGTAAATGCTACTGGAAATCCAATAATCAGCATAAATAATGCTGTAAAGAACATAACTATACCAATCATTTTGATTCTCCTTTTTCATCTTTATTTGCATAAGGGTCAATATCTACAATATGATGTTTATGGTCATTTAGTTCACATTTTAGATTTTCAATTTCACCTTTTAAATTATATTCATCCATTGGATGTAAACCTTTATATATATTTAAATTTCTAATAAAAAATCCAATTGTTGTGATAATCAATAAAAAGAAAGATAAAGGAATAAGAGATTTAACAATCCATCTGTATGGTAAACCACCTGGATCACCACTTTGTTCCATTGAAAGATAAGCTTCATGAGCATTATTAATTGAACTAAGTCCTACTAAAAGGGCAATAGGTAAAATAAATAATACAGAACCTACCATATTAATAAGCGCTTTTCTTTTAGGGCTAAACTTATCATAAACTAAATCTACTCTTACGTGTCCATCTTCTTTTAGAGTATATGCTACTCCAAGAAGAATGATTACAGAAAAAAGATGCCATTCCATCTCTTGCATTGCAATACTTCCTGTTTTAAAAAAATATCTCATTATTACATCATAAAATACATTTAAAATCATAAGAACCATTGCAATTGCAGTAATAGTTCCAATAAAGTCAGCAAATTTATTAAAAGCTCGCTCAAGTTTTAATAACATTAAAATTCCTTTTGGTTTTAAAAATAAGTAAAATAAAAATATTTTGTTAGTCTATATTTATGTTACTTATCATATAAAACCCTCCTAATGGAGAGTTTTATAGTATTAAGACAAGCCTATAAATTATCTTTTAAGTAAATATAATCAGACATTTCTGTCCACTTTCTAACTTTCTTCTGATAAGCTTCTTGAGAATCAAAAATCTCTTTTAATAGAGGTTGCCCTTTAACCATCTCTTTTCTTAATTCTGCATTTGCTTTTTTCATAGCATCCATTACAGGTTTTGGAAAAGTTTTTACTTTAATATTTGGATATTCTTTTTCCATCTTTTGCCAAGCTTCTGAACTCATATGATAATTTTGAATGTACATATCATAAGCACTTGCTCTCATTGCTGTAATTAAAATCGCTTGTAAATCTTTTGGTAGTTTTTTATAAGCTCTTTCATTTACTAAAAATTGTAAGTCTAATCCTGGTTCATGCCAACCTGTATAATAATAAGGAGCAATTTTATGGAATCCCATATTAATATCCATACCAGGTCCAACCCATTCTAAAGCATCAATCGTTCCTCTTTCAAGTGAAGTATATAATTCACCTGGAGCAATATTAGTTACTGTAAGTCCTAGTTTTGCCATTACTTCCCCTGCAAAACCTGGGATTCTCATTTTAAGACCTTTTAAATCATCTACAGTATTGATTTCTTTTCTAAACCAACCTCCCATTTGATTTCCTGAACTTCCTCCTGGGAAAGACAATACTTTATGTTTTTTATAAACTTTTTTCATAAGTTCCATTCCACCACCATAATAGAACCATGCATATTGTTCTGGCATTGTCATACCAAAAGGCATTGTACTAAAAGGGAAAGTATTAATATCTTTACCTTTCCAGTAATATGAAGCTGAATGTCCCATATCATATTGTCCACCTTTTACCATATCTAAAATTCCCAAGGCAGCTTTGTGTTTGTTTGAAGCATCAACTCTAATGATTAACCTACCATCAGACATTTCCTCAACCATTTTTGCCATATTTTTAGGGGCATCAATAAAGGGTGATAAAGTTGGTCCCCAAGTTGTTGCCAACTTCCATTTATATACTTTTTTAGCCATTGCTTCAGAACTTAATCCCGCAATAAGTGCTGCAGCTACAAGCAGTTTAGTTGTCTTACCAAACATATTCATATGAACTCCTTTTTTTGTGTATCATAAAAATTGTAACTTGCAGAAATGAAAAAGATATGATATTTTGCTTTTATAAAGTAAGAAAGAAGCTATTTTTAAGGAAATTTTATTAGTTTCTTGATTTTTATTAAAATTGCTATTTTTGTGCTATTATAGACCGATTACTCAACTTTAAAAATATATCCTGTATCAACTACGGTATGAATATAATCTTTTTTTAAAACTTTTCTAAGTCTTCTTACTAAAGACCTAATTGAGTCAATTGAAGCAAAAGAACCTTCCCAAACATAACTTTCTATTTCCGCATAGGTTATTACTTGATTTTTCTTAGTTAAAAGTAAGTTCATAAGTAATCTCTCTTTTTTTGTAAGTCTATGTTCTTCAGTTTCCATACATAAAGTTGAAGATTTATAATCAAAATAAGAGTTTTCATCAAAGTACTCCTTTTCATCTTTTATTTTACATAGTTTTTCTATTTTTATTTCAAGTTCATCAATAAAAAATGGTTTTTTTAAATAATCATTACAACCAAAGTCATATGCTTCTTTTATCATATCAAGCTCAACTGTTGCACTTATTATAATAATCGGTACCTCAGCATAATAATTTCTAATTTTCTTTAAGATATTTATTCCATCAATATTAGGTACATTTATATCAAGAATAAAGCAAGAAAAACCTTCATCTATACTATCTAAAGCCTCTTTTCCATCTATATAATTAAAAACTTTGTAACCTTTAATTTCTAATCTTTTTTTTATGGTTTCATTTAACTTTTTATTATCTTCAAGTAATAAGATTTTCATTTTTTACCTCTTTTTTGGAAGTTTTATAGTAAAGACTACATTTTTATCTCTATTTTGTGCTGTTATTTGTCCATTCATCTTATCTTCAACAATTACTTTAGCCATATAAAGACCAAAACCTGTACCCCTTTTTTTAGTTGTGAAATAAGGTTCAAATATTTTATCAATTATATTTGCTTCAATATTTCCACCATCATCCATTATCTCTATTTTATTATGATTTTTAGATTCTTCAATATTAATAGTTAAATTATATTTTTCTTCTGTCTTTTTTTCTAAAATTTTATTTTTTGCATTATTAATTAAATTTAATAAAACTTGTTTAAATTCATTTTCATAACCATAAATTAATAAATCATCATTTTTATAGTTTATTTTCATATTTATATTTGAATAAAAAAGTTGTTTTCCCATAATTTCTAAAATTTCTTCAAAGGAATTTCTTATTGAAAAGATAACTTTTTTTGTTGATGGTTTTAAAAAGTTTCTAAAATCTGTCAAAGTTTTAGACATATATTTTATTTGAACCATTGAATCATTTACAAATTCCTCAACTTGGGAATTTTTTAATTCTCCTAATAAAAATGATGTTTGTATATCTTGAACTTGGGCAGAAAGTTCGACTAAAGGTTCATTCCACTGGTGAGCAATTGCTGCAATCATGTCACCCATTTCAGCTAATTTACCTTGCTGAATTAAAAACTGTTTTTGTTGTACCTCTTCTGTAATATCATCCATTATACATACAATTCCACCAATTGAACTGTCATTGTTAAGATATACAGCTTTTTTGATAATTATATGTTTCATTTGATTGTCATTTAAATGTAAAGTCATCTCAGAAGTATTTTTACCCAATGTTTTTAAAAGTCTTTTATCTATTAATTCATTTTTATTAGCTATATCCGAAGGGAAAAAATCCCTCGCGTTTTTTCCTATTACTTCTTTTTTGGGAATATCTAGAAGATCAGAAAAAGCTTTGTTGCAACCTAAAAACTTTCCATCTATATTTTTATAATAGATTGCATTAGGTAAAGTATCTAATAAAACCTTATCAAACTTAATCCTATTTTGTAAATCCTTTTCTACTTTTTTTCTTCTTTGAATATTTGCTTTCATTGAAAAAATCATAATTAATAAAACACTAATAATTATGACTATAGTTACAATAAGTTTTGTATACTTCCTAAAAAAATCATGGGGTTCATTTATTATTTCATACTCTTCTAAAATATCTTTAACACTTAAATCAAATCTATCTAACTCTTTATAATCAAAAATATATCTATTTGGGGATTTTTCTATAATTGGAATTTCCCTTACATCTTTTCCATTTAATACTTGCATAGCCATATAAGAAACAGCTTCACCTTGTGCTTTTGCAGAAGTTAATAAGCCACCTATCATTCCATAATCTAAATAAAAATCCCAAAGACCATAAATAGGTACTTGACTCACATCATATATTTTTTTAAAACTTTGCTTATAAGTAAAAAACTTTCCTGTAGTATCTTTAAATAAAAGTACAAATAAAAGAGCACTTTTTTTTCTGTTTAAATTAAGTACCTTCTTTTTTAAGTTATCAATATCTAAATTATCTATATACTCAATATTAATCTTTTTTGAATACTTCTCAATAACTTTTCTTAAATCTCTTTTTACTGCATATCCTGTTTTTGATTTATCATTTATTATTACCAACTTTTCTAAATTTGGTTGCATTCGTAAAATCAACTCAAAATTCTTTTCTAAATCAACTTGTTCAACGACACCTGTCATATATTTTTTCATATTATTTTGTTCTAAAAAAGCTTTATCAAAATTATTAATTCCACAAAATAGTATAGGTAAATCTTTAAAAAGATACTCATGGTATTTAATTGCAAAATCAAAAGCATTATTATCACTAACAATTACAAGGTCAAAATCCCTTGTGGATAACTGTTTTTTGTAAATTTCTCCCAATTGATTTAAATATCTAGAGCCTGCTATATGTTTGGTATCCATATAAATAGTTGTAAGGTTTATATCTTTTTCATCTTTAAATCTTTTTTCAATTTCTAAAGAAATATCATCACTCCATTTATACCCTTTATGATATGAATGAAGTAATAAT encodes the following:
- a CDS encoding TRAP transporter large permease, translating into MIGIVMFFTALFMLIIGFPVAFTFAAVSVFFGIFAGFLEVFSYSEEGTALAQLLSEGWAEGIAMFDYMPFRIFAIQQSTILMAIPMFIFMGIVLQKTGLAEKLLESMGFLFGEIRGGVAISTVLVGTLLAASTGVVGASVVAMGVISLPVMLKYKYNTELATGTICASGTLGQIIPPSIVLIILGDVFQVPVGDLFASAVGPGLALVCAYIVFILVVSFIKKDMAPVIPADPSRGSKKKQVIRALIDIIPSLTLIILVLGSIFAGVATPTESAAVGCIGAIVLAALYKTFSIKMVKEAALESVKITSMVFGILIGATAFSMVFSYTGGEEIVEHAMMSLPGDDKWGFVIFTMLAILILGFFIDFIEISYIIVPILIPVAETLGINPVWFAILIAMNLQTSFLTPPFGFSLFYLKGCAPAGVTTSQIYKGVLPFIIIQVIVLGLVAFYPEIFGMSADI
- a CDS encoding TRAP transporter small permease subunit; amino-acid sequence: MLLKLERAFNKFADFIGTITAIAMVLMILNVFYDVIMRYFFKTGSIAMQEMEWHLFSVIILLGVAYTLKEDGHVRVDLVYDKFSPKRKALINMVGSVLFILPIALLVGLSSINNAHEAYLSMEQSGDPGGLPYRWIVKSLIPLSFFLLIITTIGFFIRNLNIYKGLHPMDEYNLKGEIENLKCELNDHKHHIVDIDPYANKDEKGESK
- a CDS encoding TRAP transporter substrate-binding protein, whose translation is MNMFGKTTKLLVAAALIAGLSSEAMAKKVYKWKLATTWGPTLSPFIDAPKNMAKMVEEMSDGRLIIRVDASNKHKAALGILDMVKGGQYDMGHSASYYWKGKDINTFPFSTMPFGMTMPEQYAWFYYGGGMELMKKVYKKHKVLSFPGGSSGNQMGGWFRKEINTVDDLKGLKMRIPGFAGEVMAKLGLTVTNIAPGELYTSLERGTIDALEWVGPGMDINMGFHKIAPYYYTGWHEPGLDLQFLVNERAYKKLPKDLQAILITAMRASAYDMYIQNYHMSSEAWQKMEKEYPNIKVKTFPKPVMDAMKKANAELRKEMVKGQPLLKEIFDSQEAYQKKVRKWTEMSDYIYLKDNL
- a CDS encoding response regulator transcription factor, whose protein sequence is MKILLLEDNKKLNETIKKRLEIKGYKVFNYIDGKEALDSIDEGFSCFILDINVPNIDGINILKKIRNYYAEVPIIIISATVELDMIKEAYDFGCNDYLKKPFFIDELEIKIEKLCKIKDEKEYFDENSYFDYKSSTLCMETEEHRLTKKERLLMNLLLTKKNQVITYAEIESYVWEGSFASIDSIRSLVRRLRKVLKKDYIHTVVDTGYIFKVE
- a CDS encoding ABC transporter substrate binding protein; the protein is MKILLVVLVAFTFSFASKEVLLLHSYHKGYKWSDDISLEIEKRFKDEKDINLTTIYMDTKHIAGSRYLNQLGEIYKKQLSTRDFDLVIVSDNNAFDFAIKYHEYLFKDLPILFCGINNFDKAFLEQNNMKKYMTGVVEQVDLEKNFELILRMQPNLEKLVIINDKSKTGYAVKRDLRKVIEKYSKKINIEYIDNLDIDNLKKKVLNLNRKKSALLFVLLFKDTTGKFFTYKQSFKKIYDVSQVPIYGLWDFYLDYGMIGGLLTSAKAQGEAVSYMAMQVLNGKDVREIPIIEKSPNRYIFDYKELDRFDLSVKDILEEYEIINEPHDFFRKYTKLIVTIVIIISVLLIMIFSMKANIQRRKKVEKDLQNRIKFDKVLLDTLPNAIYYKNIDGKFLGCNKAFSDLLDIPKKEVIGKNARDFFPSDIANKNELIDKRLLKTLGKNTSEMTLHLNDNQMKHIIIKKAVYLNNDSSIGGIVCIMDDITEEVQQKQFLIQQGKLAEMGDMIAAIAHQWNEPLVELSAQVQDIQTSFLLGELKNSQVEEFVNDSMVQIKYMSKTLTDFRNFLKPSTKKVIFSIRNSFEEILEIMGKQLFYSNINMKINYKNDDLLIYGYENEFKQVLLNLINNAKNKILEKKTEEKYNLTINIEESKNHNKIEIMDDGGNIEANIIDKIFEPYFTTKKRGTGFGLYMAKVIVEDKMNGQITAQNRDKNVVFTIKLPKKR